From the genome of Biomphalaria glabrata chromosome 17, xgBioGlab47.1, whole genome shotgun sequence, one region includes:
- the LOC106063361 gene encoding sodium-dependent phosphate transporter 1-B-like isoform X2, which produces MSDIPSDWLWIVILAFIIAFLLAFGIGANDVANAFGTSVGSKVITLLKACILASIFEVLGAVLIGYRVSDTIRKGIIDPMQYNNSEKLLAMGNLSALTGSCIWMFIATLLRLPVSATHSIVGATIGFSLVAKGARGIGWGKLGFIIGSWFLSPVTSGLISVLLFVLVRRLVLNKDKPLEPGLKMLPLFYAFTVCVNALSVFLDGSELLYFDRIPNYGGIIISLGLSVIVAVVVKVCVVPWMRKRIMAGEDSKSKDGKTMDKIGDIVKTEIKSKQTTNFLERFKRKSKNYNGLNQADRGDSKMLDRNKADEDGLWKTDGENGLNCKDVHFEIQPLKTSNDKDNLLGSTTLGHVCKSGHVKDVKIVSDAEAAHWKVDKKQLGREMIEDKPETKILFSFLQILTAIFGSFAHGGNDVSNAIGPLIGVWMICNEGSVAQKAPTPIWILVYGGAGISFGLWILGRRVIQTIGEDLAKVTPSSGFCIEIGAATTVLLASYLGLPISTTHCKVGSIIFTGRVRSNENVDWSLFRNIFIAWVVTLPASGALSALMMFLLERFAL; this is translated from the exons ATGTCTGATATCCCCAGTGACTGGTTGTGGATCGTCATCCTCGCTTTTATCATAGCATTCCTACTTGCCTTTGGTATCGGGGCCAATGACGTGGCCAACGCATTTGGGACATCTGTTGGCTCTAAGGTGATAACCCTTCTCAAGGCTTGCATCTTGGCGTCTATCTTTGAGGTGTTGGGAGCAGTGTTGATAG GTTATAGAGTGTCTGATACAATACGGAAGGGTATTATAGATCCTATGCAATATAACAATTCCGAGAAACTGTTGGCTATGGGAAACCTTTCAGCTTTAACAG GTTCCTGTATATGGATGTTTATAGCAACCTTGCTGCGTCTTCCTGTATCAGCTACTCACAGTATAGTTGGAGCCACCATTGGATTCAGCCTTGTAGCCAAGGGCGCTCGCGGTATTGGCTGGGGAAAACTAGGGTTTATAA TTGGTTCCTGGTTTTTATCCCCTGTCACGTCTGGACTTATTTCTGTTTTACTGTTTGTGTTAGTGAGAAGATTAGTTTTAAACAAG GACAAACCCCTTGAACCGGGCCTCAAGATGCTTCCTTTGTTCTACGCATTTACTGTTTGTGTCAACGCGTTATCTGTCTTTCTGGATGGATCCGAAC ttctttACTTTGACAGGATACCAAACTATGGTGGCATTATCATCTCTCTGGGCCTGTCTGTCATTGTCGCAGTAGTGGTTAAGGTTTGTGTGGTACCTTGGATGAGGAAAAGAATAATGGCAG GCGAAGATAGCAAGTCTAAGGACGGGAAGACAATGGACAAGATTGGCGACATCGTGAAGACAGAGATCAAATCCAAACAGACAACCAATTTCTTagaaagatttaaaagaaaaagtaaaaattataacg GTTTAAACCAAGCTGATCGTGGAGACTCTAAAATGCTTGATAGAAATAAGGCTGATGAAGATGGTCTTTGGAAAACTGATGGTGAAAATGGCTTAAACTGTAAAGAT GTTCATTTTGAAATTCAACCTTTGAAGACCTCAAATGATAAAGACAATTTGCTAGGAAGCACAACTCTAGGTCATGTTT GCAAATCAGGACATGTGAAGGATGTCAAAATTGTCAGCGATGCTGAG gcAGCTCATTGGAAAGTTGACAAGAAACAACTGGGACGAGAAATGATTGAAGACAAGCCTGAAACCAAAATACTGTTTTCTTTCCTTCAAATTCTGACAGCTATTTTTGGCTCCTTCGCTCATGGTGGCAATGACGTCAG CAATGCCATTGGCCCATTGATTGGCGTTTGGATGATCTGTAATGAAGGCAGTGTTGCTCAAAAGGCACCCACGCCAATATGGATTCTGGTCTACGGAGGAGCTGGCATAAGTTTTGGTCTCTGGATTCTTGGTCGGAGAGTCATCCAGACAATAGGAGAAGATTTGGCTAAAGTTACACCTTCCAG TGGTTTCTGCATCGAGATTGGCGCAGCCACAACAGTCCTGTTAGCCTCGTACCTAGGACTGCCCATATCTACCACCCACTGTAAGGTTGGCTCCATCATATTCACAGGCCGAGTGCGGTCCAACGAGAACGTGGACTGGTCACTGTTCAGAAACATATTCATCGCCTGGGTCGTCACCCTACCGGCATCAGGCGCACTAAGTGCTTTGATGATGTTCCTGCTGGAGCGATTCGCCCTTTAG
- the LOC129923738 gene encoding cerebellar degeneration-related antigen 1-like — protein sequence MLVDDIDDIDFRDDIDFRDDIDFRDDIDFRDDIDFRDDIDFRDDIDFRDDIDFRDDIDFRDDIDFRDDIDFRDDIDFRDDIDFRDDIDFRDDIDFRDDIDFRDDIDFRDDIDFRDDIDFRDDIDFRDDIGPT from the exons ATGTTGGT AGATGACATAGACGACATAGACTTCAGAGACGACATAGACTTCAGAGATGACATAGACTTCAGAGACGACATAGACTTCAGAGATGACATAGACTTCAGAGATGACATAGACTTCAGAGATGACATAGACTTCAGAGATGACATAGACTTCAGAGACGACATAGACTTCAGAGATGACATAGACTTCAGAGACGACATAGACTTCAGAGATGACATAGACTTCAGAGATGACATAGACTTCAGAGATGACATAGACTTCAGAGATGACATAGACTTCAGAGATGACATAGACTTCAGAGACGACATAGACTTCAGAGACGACATAGACTTCAGAGACGACATAGACTTCAGAGATGACATAGACTTCAGAGACGACATTGGCCCAACCTAA
- the LOC106063361 gene encoding sodium-dependent phosphate transporter 1-B-like isoform X1 encodes MSDIPSDWLWIVILAFIIAFLLAFGIGANDVANAFGTSVGSKVITLLKACILASIFEVLGAVLIGYRVSDTIRKGIIDPMQYNNSEKLLAMGNLSALTGSCIWMFIATLLRLPVSATHSIVGATIGFSLVAKGARGIGWGKLGFIIGSWFLSPVTSGLISVLLFVLVRRLVLNKDKPLEPGLKMLPLFYAFTVCVNALSVFLDGSELLYFDRIPNYGGIIISLGLSVIVAVVVKVCVVPWMRKRIMAGEDSKSKDGKTMDKIGDIVKTEIKSKQTTNFLERFKRKSKNYNGKNGLNQADRGDSKMLDRNKADEDGLWKTDGENGLNCKDVHFEIQPLKTSNDKDNLLGSTTLGHVCKSGHVKDVKIVSDAEAAHWKVDKKQLGREMIEDKPETKILFSFLQILTAIFGSFAHGGNDVSNAIGPLIGVWMICNEGSVAQKAPTPIWILVYGGAGISFGLWILGRRVIQTIGEDLAKVTPSSGFCIEIGAATTVLLASYLGLPISTTHCKVGSIIFTGRVRSNENVDWSLFRNIFIAWVVTLPASGALSALMMFLLERFAL; translated from the exons ATGTCTGATATCCCCAGTGACTGGTTGTGGATCGTCATCCTCGCTTTTATCATAGCATTCCTACTTGCCTTTGGTATCGGGGCCAATGACGTGGCCAACGCATTTGGGACATCTGTTGGCTCTAAGGTGATAACCCTTCTCAAGGCTTGCATCTTGGCGTCTATCTTTGAGGTGTTGGGAGCAGTGTTGATAG GTTATAGAGTGTCTGATACAATACGGAAGGGTATTATAGATCCTATGCAATATAACAATTCCGAGAAACTGTTGGCTATGGGAAACCTTTCAGCTTTAACAG GTTCCTGTATATGGATGTTTATAGCAACCTTGCTGCGTCTTCCTGTATCAGCTACTCACAGTATAGTTGGAGCCACCATTGGATTCAGCCTTGTAGCCAAGGGCGCTCGCGGTATTGGCTGGGGAAAACTAGGGTTTATAA TTGGTTCCTGGTTTTTATCCCCTGTCACGTCTGGACTTATTTCTGTTTTACTGTTTGTGTTAGTGAGAAGATTAGTTTTAAACAAG GACAAACCCCTTGAACCGGGCCTCAAGATGCTTCCTTTGTTCTACGCATTTACTGTTTGTGTCAACGCGTTATCTGTCTTTCTGGATGGATCCGAAC ttctttACTTTGACAGGATACCAAACTATGGTGGCATTATCATCTCTCTGGGCCTGTCTGTCATTGTCGCAGTAGTGGTTAAGGTTTGTGTGGTACCTTGGATGAGGAAAAGAATAATGGCAG GCGAAGATAGCAAGTCTAAGGACGGGAAGACAATGGACAAGATTGGCGACATCGTGAAGACAGAGATCAAATCCAAACAGACAACCAATTTCTTagaaagatttaaaagaaaaagtaaaaattataacggtaaGAATG GTTTAAACCAAGCTGATCGTGGAGACTCTAAAATGCTTGATAGAAATAAGGCTGATGAAGATGGTCTTTGGAAAACTGATGGTGAAAATGGCTTAAACTGTAAAGAT GTTCATTTTGAAATTCAACCTTTGAAGACCTCAAATGATAAAGACAATTTGCTAGGAAGCACAACTCTAGGTCATGTTT GCAAATCAGGACATGTGAAGGATGTCAAAATTGTCAGCGATGCTGAG gcAGCTCATTGGAAAGTTGACAAGAAACAACTGGGACGAGAAATGATTGAAGACAAGCCTGAAACCAAAATACTGTTTTCTTTCCTTCAAATTCTGACAGCTATTTTTGGCTCCTTCGCTCATGGTGGCAATGACGTCAG CAATGCCATTGGCCCATTGATTGGCGTTTGGATGATCTGTAATGAAGGCAGTGTTGCTCAAAAGGCACCCACGCCAATATGGATTCTGGTCTACGGAGGAGCTGGCATAAGTTTTGGTCTCTGGATTCTTGGTCGGAGAGTCATCCAGACAATAGGAGAAGATTTGGCTAAAGTTACACCTTCCAG TGGTTTCTGCATCGAGATTGGCGCAGCCACAACAGTCCTGTTAGCCTCGTACCTAGGACTGCCCATATCTACCACCCACTGTAAGGTTGGCTCCATCATATTCACAGGCCGAGTGCGGTCCAACGAGAACGTGGACTGGTCACTGTTCAGAAACATATTCATCGCCTGGGTCGTCACCCTACCGGCATCAGGCGCACTAAGTGCTTTGATGATGTTCCTGCTGGAGCGATTCGCCCTTTAG